The Populus trichocarpa isolate Nisqually-1 chromosome 11, P.trichocarpa_v4.1, whole genome shotgun sequence genome has a segment encoding these proteins:
- the LOC18103021 gene encoding LOW QUALITY PROTEIN: pentatricopeptide repeat-containing protein At2g33760-like (The sequence of the model RefSeq protein was modified relative to this genomic sequence to represent the inferred CDS: inserted 2 bases in 1 codon) → MAYFHGDQTTPXKLPHSPAYNFLLQAGPRLYLLHQVHAHIIVSGYGRSRSLLTKLLNLACAAGSISYTRQIFLAVPNPDSFLFTSLIKSTSKSHNFSIYSLYFYSRMVLSNVSPSNYTFTSVIKSCADLSALKHGRVVHGHVLVHGFGLDVYVQAALVALYGKCGDLINARKVFDKIRERSIVAWNSMISGYEQNGFAKEAIGLFDRMKETGVEPDSATFVSVLSACAHLGAFSLGCWVHEYIVGNGLDLNVVLGTSLINMYIRCGNVSKAREVFDSMKERNVVAWTAMISGYGTNGYGSQAVELFHEMRRNGLFPNSITFVAVLSACAHAGLVNEGRRLFASIREEYHLVPGVEHNVCLVDMLGRAGLLDEAYNFIKEEIPENPAPAILTAMLGACKMHKNFDLGAQVAEHLLAAEPENPAHYVILSNIYALAGRMDQVEIVRNNMIRKCLKKQVGYSTVEVDQKTYLFSMGDKSHSETNAIYHYLDELMWKCSEAGYVPVSDSVMHELEEEEREYALRYHSEKLAIAFGLLKTSHGTPIRIVKNLRMCEDCHSAIKFISAISSREIIVRDKLRFHHFKVGSCSCLDYW, encoded by the exons ATGGCATACTTTCATGGAGACCAAACAACCCC TAAACTCCCACATTCTCCGGCCTACAATTTCCTTCTCCAAGCTGGACCACGTCTCTATCTTCTCCACCAAGTCCACGCCCACATTATAGTCTCTGGCTATGGTCGCAGCCGATCTCTTCTTACTAAGCTTCTCAATTTAGCTTGCGCTGCTGGCTCCATTAGCTACACGCGCCAAATCTTTCTCGCTGTCCCAAATCCAGATTCTTTCCTCTTCACTTCCCTTATCAAATCCACCTCCAAATCCCACAACTTCTCAATTTATTCCCTTTACTTCTATAGCCGCATGGTCCTTTCTAATGTTTCACCTTCAAATTATACTTTTACGAGTGTGATTAAATCTTGTGCTGATTTATCGGCTCTGAAACATGGTAGGGTTGTTCATGGGCATGTTTTGGTTCACGGGTTTGGATTGGATGTGTATGTTCAAGCTGCTTTGGTGGCTCTTTATGGGAAGTGTGGTGATTTGATTAATGCGAGGAAAGTGTTTGATAAAATACGTGAGAGAAGTATTGTGGCATGGAATTCAATGATTTCTGGGTATGAGCAAAACGGGTTTGCTAAAGAGGCAATTGGGTTGTTTGATCGAATGAAGGAAACGGGTGTTGAACCGGATTCGGCCACATTTGTGAGTGTTCTATCCGCTTGTGCTCACTTGGGTGCATTTAGTTTAGGGTGTTGGGTGCATGAGTATATTGTTGGTAATGGCTTAGATTTGAATGTGGTGCTTGGTACTTCGTTGATTAATATGTATATAAGGTGTGGGAATGTGAGTAAAGCGAGAGAGGTTTTTGATTCGATGAAGGAAAGGAATGTAGTGGCTTGGACGGCAATGATTTCTGGGTATGGAACAAATGGTTATGGTAGCCAAGCAGTTGAATTGTTTCATGAAATGAGAAGAAATGGATTATTTCCTAATAGTATTACATTTGTTGCTGTTTTGTCAGCATGTGCTCATGCAGGGTTAGTGAATGAAGGGCGCCGGTTGTTTGCAAGCATAAGAGAAGAGTATCACTTGGTGCCTGGGGTGGAGCATAATGTTTGCTTGGTGGATATGCTTGGTCGTGCAGGACTTCTCGATGAAGCATACAATTTTATCAAAGAAGAAATTCCTGAAAACCCAGCACCTGCTATTTTGACGGCGATGCTTGGAGCTTGCAAGATGCATAAGAATTTTGACCTTGGAGCACAAGTTGCTGAGCATCTCTTAGCTGCCGAACCAGAAAATCCAGCTCATTACGTGATACTCTCAAATATATATGCTTTGGCAGGTAGAATGGACCAGGTGGAAATAGTCAGAAACAATATGATTCGAAAATGCCTGAAGAAACAAGTTGGCTATAGTACAGTAGAAGTGGATCAAAAAACTTACTTGTTTAGCATGGGGGACAAGTCTCACTCTGAGACAAACGCGATTTATCATTATCTAGATGAGTTGATGTGGAAGTGTAGCGAAGCGGGTTACGTGCCAGTATCTGATTCAGTGATGCATGAATTGgaagaggaggagagagaataTGCACTTAGATACCATAGTGAGAAGCTCGCAATAGCATTTGGGTTATTGAAAACGAGCCATGGAACTCCTATCAGGATAGTGAAGAACCTTCGAATGTGTGAAGATTGTCATTCGgccattaaatttatttcagcTATCTCCAGTAGAGAGATTATTGTCCGTGATAAGCTTCGCTTCCATCACTTCAAGGTCGGCTCATGTTCTTGTCTGGATTACTGGTGA
- the LOC7471839 gene encoding callose synthase 11, whose translation MDVGQRPYPTRVRSDLHARPQPPPPPEPSVYNIIPIHDLLTDHPSLRYPEVRAAASALRTVGDLRKPPYVTWDPHWDLMDWLGVFFGFQNDSVRNQREHLVLHLANSQMRLEKPPPVPDALDPAVVRRFRKKLLGNYTSWCSYLRRKSEVILPKATNDNSLRRELLYVGLFLLVWGESANLRFVPECICYIYHHMAMELNKVLDDWPDPNTGRAFLPSISGDCAFLKSIVMPFYKTIKTEVESSRNGSKPHSAWRNYDDINEFFWSRRCFRKLKWPIDFSCNFFADVEKIRRVGKTGFVEQRSFWNVFRSFDKLWVLLILYFQASLIVAWERTEYPWQALERRDVQVELLTCFITWSGLRFVQSVLDAGTQYSLVSRETLLLGVRMGLKGMAALTWTVVFGVFYGRIWSAKNSAGFWSSEADRRIVTFLEAAFVFVIPELLALLFFVLPWIRNALEELDWSILYVFTWWFHTRIFVGRGLREGLLNNISYTLFWIAVLASKFVFSYFLQIKPLVAPTQALLDLGRVSYNWHEFFSSSNRISVVLLWLPVVLIYLMDLQIWYAIFSSFVGAAIGLFSHLGEIRNVEQLRLRFQFFASAMQFNLMPEEQLLSPKMTLVKKLRDAIHRLKLRYGLGQPYRKIESSQVEATRFALIWNEIVTTFREEDLISDREFELLELPPNCWSIRVIRWPCILLSNELLLALNQAKELADAPDRWIWLKASQSEYRRCAIIEAYDSIKYLLLTVVKRGTEENSIVAKIFQEIDEKIHIEKFTESYKMNLLEDILSKLISLVELLMRPWKDLSKAVNILQALYEIYVREFPKSKRNTLQLKQDGLAPHGPASGEGLLFEDAIEFPDAEDEFFNRQVRRLHTVLTSRDSMHDVPKNIEARRRIAFFSNSVFMNMPHAPNVEKMMAFSVLTPYYEEDVCFGKQDIRTPNEDGISIIFYLQKIYEDEWNNFMERMRREGTENENEIWEKRSRDLRLWASHRGQTLSRTVRGMMYYYRALKTLSYLDSASEMDIRMGTQELASHHSLRNNRGLDGLNSIKPPSAPKLTKASSNVSLLFKGHEYGSALMKFTYVVACQLYGQQKAKPDHRAEEILYLMKNNEALRVAYVDEVNLGRDGVEYYSVLVKYDQQLQREVEIYRIRLPGSIKIGEGKPENQNHAIIFTRGDALQTIDMNQDNYFEEALKMRNLLEEFKAFYGIRRPTILGVRENIFTGSVSSLAWFMSAQETSFVTLGQRVLANPLKVRMHYGHPDVFDRFWFLPRGGISKASKVINISEDIFAGFNCTLRGGNVTHHEYIQVGKGRDVGLNQISMFEAKVASGNGEQVLSRDVYRLGHRLDFFRMLSFYFSTVGFYFNTMMVVLTVYTFLWGRLYLALSGVEKYALKHSSNNKALGTILNQQFIIQLGLFTALPMIVENTLEHGFLPALWDFLTMQLQLASLFYTFSMGTRSHFFGRTILHGGAKYRATGRGFVVQHKSFAENYRLYARSHFVKAVELGVILTVYAANSPLARNTFVYIAMTISSWFLVISWIMAPFVFNPSGFDWLKTVYDFGGFNNWIWYSGGVFTKAEQSWETWWYEEQSHLRTTGLWGKLLEIILDLRFFFFQYGVVYHLDISGGSTSIVVYLISWTYMVVAVGIYVIIAYASDKFAAKEHIKYRLAQLIVIVLIVLVVVLMLKFTNLTVLDLVSSLLAFIPTGWGFICIAQVLRPFLESTVVWDTVVSLARLYDLLFGVIVMAPVALLSWLPGFQSMQTRILFNEAFSRGLQISRILTGKKSN comes from the coding sequence ATGGACGTAGGGCAGCGGCCTTATCCCACGCGCGTTCGGAGTGATCTCCACGCGCGACctcaaccaccaccaccaccagaaCCGTCAGTCTACAACATAATCCCAATCCACGACCTACTCACGGACCACCCTTCTCTGCGGTATCCGGAGGTCCGAGCAGCTGCCTCTGCCCTCCGCACAGTCGGCGACCTCCGTAAACCACCGTATGTAACATGGGACCCGCACTGGGACTTGATGGACTGGCTTGGTGTCTTCTTTGGGTTTCAGAACGACAGCGTTAGGAACCAGAGAGAACACCTAGTTCTTCACTTAGCAAACTCCCAAATGCGGCTTGAAAAGCCGCCGCCTGTCCCTGACGCTCTCGACCCCGCCGTTGTCCGCCGGTTTCGGAAGAAATTGTTGGGAAACTACACTTCTTGGTGCTCTTATTTGAGGCGTAAGTCGGAGGTGATTCTACCGAAAGCTACGAATGATAATAGTCTTCGCCGTGAATTGCTTTATGTTGGGCTTTTTCTCCTTGTTTGGGGAGAATCTGCAAATCTGCGCTTCGTGCCGGAGtgtatttgttatatttatcaTCATATGGCAATGGAATTGAATAAAGTTCTTGATGATTGGCCTGACCCTAATACGGGCAGGGCTTTTTTGCCTTCAATTTCTGGTGATTGTGCGTTTTTGAAGAGTATTGTTATGCCATTTTATAAGACTATTAAGACTGAGGTTGAGAGTAGTCGAAATGGGAGTAAGCCGCATTCGGCTTGGAGGAATTATGATGatataaatgagtttttttggAGTAGGAGGTGTTTTAGGAAGTTAAAATGGCCTATTGATTTCTCGTGTAATTTTTTCGCTGATGTTGAGAAGATTAGGAGAGTAGGGAAGACAGGTTTTGTGGAGCAAAGGTCATTCTGGAATGTGTTTAGGAGTTTCGATAAGCTTTGGGTTCTGCTGATTTTGTATTTCCAAGCTAGTCTGATTGTTGCTTGGGAGAGGACTGAATATCCGTGGCAGGCGTTGGAGAGGCGAGATGTTCAGGTTGAGTTGCTGACTTGTTTTATTACTTGGTCTGGGCTTAGATTTGTGCAGTCGGTGCTTGATGCAGGGACGCAGTATAGCCTGGTTTCGAGGGAAACATTGCTGCTAGGGGTGAGGATGGGGTTGAAAGGTATGGCTGCTTTGACGTGGACCGTGGTGTTTGGAGTCTTTTATGGGAGGATTTGGAGTGCAAAGAATTCTGCTGGGTTTTGGTCTTCTGAGGCAGACAGGAGAATAGTGACATTTCTTGAGGCTGCCTTTGTGTTTGTTATCCCTGAGTTGCTGGCActgttgttttttgttcttccttGGATTAGGAATGCCCTTGAAGAATTGGATTGGAGTATTTTGTATGTGTTCACTTGGTGGTTTCACACTCGGATTTTCGTGGGACGTGGACTGCGGGAAGGGCTTCTTAACAATATCAGTTATACATTGTTTTGGATTGCAGTATTGGCTTCGAAATTTGTGTTCAGCTATTTCCTTCAAATCAAGCCCCTGGTTGCCCCAACGCAGGCTCTTTTGGATCTCGGGCGGGTGTCTTACAATTGGCATGAGTTTTTCAGTAGCAGTAACAGAATCTCAGTTGTGCTTTTGTGGCTGCCTGTtgttctaatttatttaatggaTTTGCAAATCTGGTATGCTATTTTCTCTTCATTTGTTGGTGCAGCAATTGGGTTGTTTTCTCACTTGGGTGAGATTAGGAATGTTGAACAGCTTAGGCTTAGGTTTCAGTTCTTTGCTAGTGCTATGCAATTTAATCTCATGCCTGAAGAACAGTTGCTAAGTCCTAAGATGACACTGGTGAAGAAGCTCCGTGATGCAATCCACAGATTAAAGCTAAGATATGGACTTGGCCAGCCTTACAGAAAGATTGAATCAAGCCAAGTGGAGGCAACTAGATTTGCCTTGATATGGAATGAGATTGTGACAACATTTCGGGAAGAAGATCTCATCAGTGATCGGGAATTTGAACTCTTAGAACTGCCACCTAATTGTTGGAGCATTAGGGTTATTCGCTGGCCATGCATCTTGCTCAGCAATGAGTTGTTGCTTGCCCTGAACCAGGCAAAAGAGCTGGCAGATGCGCCTGATAGGTGGATTTGGTTGAAGGCAAGTCAAAGTGAGTATAGACGGTGCGCTATAATTGAAGCATATGATAGCATCAAGTATTTGCTTCTTACGGTTGTTAAACGGGGCACCGAAGAGAATTCTATTGTTGCAaaaatttttcaagaaatagaTGAGAAAATACACATCGAGAAGTTCACCGAGTCTTACAAGATGAATCTTCTAGAAgatattctttcaaaattaatatcACTTGTTGAGCTTCTGATGAGACCATGGAAAGATCTTAGCAAAGCAGTGAATATATTGCAGGCTTTGTATGAGATTTATGTTCGAGAATTTCCAAAAAGTAAGAGGAACACTCTGCAATTGAAACAAGATGGTTTGGCCCCTCATGGTCCAGCTTCTGGTGAAGGGCTGCTCTTTGAGGATGCTATTGAGTTTCCTGATGCTGAGGATGAATTCTTCAATAGGCAGGTACGTCGTTTGCACACAGTTCTTACTTCTAGAGACTCAATGCATGATGTCCCAAAGAATATCGAGGCAAGGCGACGTATTGCCTTCTTTAGCAACTCAGTGTTCATGAACATGCCTCATGCTCCCAATGTGGAGAAAATGATGGCTTTCAGTGTTCTGACGCCTTACTATGAGGAAGATGTGTGCTTTGGCAAACAAGACATTCGAACCCCCAATGAAGATGGCATTTCCATAATCTTTTATCTGCAGAAAATCTATGAAGATGAGTGGAATAATTTTATGGAGCGCATGCGCAGAGAGGGAACGGAGAATGAGAACGAAATCTGGGAGAAGAGGTCTAGGGATCTCCGACTTTGGGCTTCGCACAGAGGCCAGACACTATCCCGCACTGTGAGGGGAATGATGTATTATTATCGAGCACTTAAGACACTTTCCTATTTAGATTCGGCATCTGAGATGGATATAAGGATGGGCACACAAGAACTTGCTTCTCATCACTCATTGAGAAACAATCGTGGTTTGGATGGTCTTAACTCAATCAAGCCACCCTCTGCACCTAAACTGACCAAAGCTAGCAGCAATGTCAGTCTTTTGTTTAAAGGGCATGAGTATGGGAGTGCTCTGATGAAATTTACATATGTAGTCGCCTGCCAGTTGTATGGACAGCAAAAGGCAAAGCCAGACCACCGTGCTGAAGAGATTCTATATCTCATGAAAAACAATGAGGCCCTTCGAGTTGCTTATGTTGATGAGGTTAACTTGGGGAGAGATGGAGTGGAGTATTATTCAGTTCTTGTGAAGTATGATCAGCAGCTGCAGAGAGAAGTGGAGATTTATCGGATCAGATTACCTGGTTCCATAAAGATTGGAGAAGGGAAGCCTGAAAATCAGAACCATGCTATAATCTTTACTCGTGGTGATGCACTCCAGACCATTGACATGAACCAGGATAATTACTTTGAAGAGGCACTGAAGATGCGGAATTTGCTGGAGGAATTTAAAGCCTTTTATGGTATCAGGAGACCAACCATTTTAGGAGTCCGTGAGAATATCTTCACTGGTTCAGTGTCCTCACTTGCTTGGTTCATGTCTGCTCAGGAAACAAGTTTTGTGACCCTGGGGCAGCGTGTTCTTGCAAACCCTTTGAAGGTGCGAATGCATTACGGTCACCCAGATGTGTTTGATAGGTTCTGGTTCTTGCCTAGGGGTGGAATCAGCAAGGCTTCCAAAGTTATCAATATCAGTGAAGATATATTTGCTGGCTTCAATTGCACGCTTCGAGGTGGCAATGTGACTCACCATGAGTATATACAGGTAGGTAAGGGAAGGGATGTTGGCTTGAATCAGATTTCGATGTTTGAGGCAAAGGTTGCAAGCGGCAATGGTGAGCAGGTTTTGAGcagggatgtatatcggttggGCCACAGATTGGATTTCTTCCGGATGCTTTCTTTTTACTTCTCAACTGTTGGGTTCTACTTCAACACGATGATGGTGGTCCTGACTGTTTACACATTCTTATGGGGTCGCCTTTATCTTGCTCTCAGTGGTGTTGAGAAATATGCGCTGAAACATAGCAGCAACAACAAGGCTCTTGGCACAATTCTGAACCAGCAGTTCATTATCCAGCTAGGACTCTTCACTGCCCTCCCAATGATTGTAGAGAACACACTTGAGCATGGATTTCTTCCAGCACTGTGGGACTTTCTGACAATGCAGTTGCAGCTAGCCTCACTTTTTTACACGTTCTCCATGGGAACTCGTTCCCATTTCTTTGGTCGGACTATTCTTCATGGGGGTGCCAAATACCGAGCAACGGGTCGTGGTTTTGTGGTGCAGCACAAGAGCTTTGCTGAGAACTATAGACTCTATGCACGAAGCCATTTTGTGAAGGCAGTTGAACTTGGAGTCATTCTAACAGTTTATGCTGCCAACAGCCCATTGGCTCGGAATACTTTTGTTTACATTGCCATGACTATATCTAGCTGGTTCCTTGTGATTTCATGGATAATGGCCCCCTTCGTGTTCAATCCTTCTGGTTTTGACTGGCTAAAGACTGTATATGACTTTGGAGGTTTTAACAATTGGATATGGTATAGTGGTGGGGTGTTCACAAAAGCAGAACAAAGCTGGGAAACATGGTGGTATGAAGAACAGAGCCATCTGAGAACAACTGGTCTTTGGGGGAAGCTACTGGAGATTATTTTAGATCttcgtttcttcttcttccaataTGGTGTCGTATATCATCTTGACATTTCTGGTGGAAGCACCAGCATAGTCGTTTACTTGATATCTTGGACATACATGGTTGTGGCGGTTGGGATTTATGTGATCATTGCTTATGCCAGCGACAAATTTGCAGCCAAGGAGCACATCAAATATCGTCTAGCACAGCTTATAGTCATCGTGCTTATAGTACTTGTGGTTGTTTTAATGCTGAAATTCACTAATTTGACAGTTCTTGATCTTGTGAGTAGCCTTTTGGCATTCATCCCAACAGGGTGGGGCTTTATTTGCATTGCCCAGGTACTTAGACCATTTCTGGAGTCCACTGTTGTGTGGGATACTGTGGTGTCCTTGGCTCGGCTGTATGATTTGCTGTTTGGGGTAATTGTTATGGCTCCTGTTGCATTGCTGTCTTGGTTGCCTGGATTCCAGTCAATGCAGACAAGGATCCTATTTAACGAGGCATTCAGCCGAGGACTCCAAATATCTCGTATCCTCACTGGAAAGAAGTCTAACTGA
- the LOC18103022 gene encoding uncharacterized protein LOC18103022: MEPSRAPKSSPFLENSTSRRFPTTPFLISLAFLLLTTSATSAPTINSFNFLEYYAEHCNNVVPESPITGTLINNASFFEDKIKILNFDVAYFTGGSQIIPKKRDSDSAPSVLSFKPKKFDLQQTVNPYVVSLRGSLKFRFPARFDWSNVTRDRRNSKRIRYRPPRTPVRSRYLLFELYGFWSMNTGKLCMVGSGSGNSGLSSLNAAFKANYPVGISDFSGLINGVLESLDFQDSYFEQVSILGIPHFGEYKYTLVDKENVDVGFSGTYDSVGGRENLPIESVDRSMCLNEMYRHARILELEYGSDCSGDNGGKCNPLSGSSGVLPKIMTIQGIRCDHERGREARVLIGFSDSAVVNVYGPYGSERVFDPYTTLIGEGVWDEKRNRLFVVACRVLNFNDSSANATVGDCSIQLTLRFPRTLTIRDQSVVVGQIYSNKTVNDTSYFPGIGFHGSEFRTRRLRGLAYEYTMLDKVHKSCAEKKSMKGKGKTYPHGYSSDMRFDMLVRNGKGHVAQGFSTPLFVGYQLFEPYPMTNNYSGHLNISYKMLFTGMLPSNDSGTISAEGTYDDENGVLCMIGCRHLISRMGNSMKNDSTDCEILVNVQFSPLNGKGHGNIKGTIESVRKNSDPLHFEKLEISSNSIYRHQAAESIWRMDMEITMVLISSTLACILVGLQLYHVKRHPDVLTFISFMMLLVLTLGHMIPLLLNFEALFLSNRNQQNVFLESGGWLEVNEVAVRVVKMVAFLLIFRLLQLTWSARPSDGSNKNVWISEKRVLYLSLPMYIVGGLIAWYVHHWKNTSRSPHLLQGHKVYQQHYPWTDLKSYAGLVLDGFLLPQIMFNLFLNSSEKALAPSFYAGTTVIRLLPHAYDLYRAHSSTWYLDLSYLYANHTYDFYSTAWDIIIPLCGLLFAILIYLQQQFGGRCFLPKRFRGGPAYEKVPIVSNEELQEITTH; this comes from the coding sequence ATGGAGCCGTCTCGCGCTCCTAAATCATCTCCATTTCTCGAAAACTCTACTTCCCGCAGATTCCCAACCACTCCCTTCCTCATTTCCCTCGCCTTTCTTCTCCTTACAACCTCGGCAACCTCTGCACCAACAATAAATTCCTTTAATTTCCTTGAATATTACGCCGAACACTGCAACAACGTAGTCCCTGAATCACCAATCACAGGTACTCTCATAAACAATGCTTCTTTCTTTGAagacaaaatcaaaatccttaATTTTGATGTCGCATACTTTACTGGTGGCTCACAAATCATACCCAAAAAAAGGGACTCTGATTCGGCTCCGAGTGTCCTCTCTTTTAAGCCAAAAAAATTCGATCTTCAGCAAACTGTGAACCCTTATGTGGTTTCCCTTCGAGGGTCTCTTAAATTTCGCTTTCCTGCTCGGTTTGATTGGAGTAATGTGACACGGGATCGCAGGAATTCGAAGAGAATCCGGTACCGCCCGCCGAGAACTCCAGTCAGGTCGAGGTATCTACTGTTTGAGCTATATGGGTTCTGGTCAATGAATACAGGGAAGCTGTGTATGGTGGGATCTGGTTCAGGTAACAGTGGTCTAAGTTCTTTAAATGCTGCTTTTAAGGCTAATTATCCTGTGGGTATTAGTGACTTTAGTGGCTTGATTAATGGGGTTTTGGAAAGTTTGGATTTTCAGGATAGTTATTTTGAGCAGGTTTCGATTTTGGGCATTCCTCATTTTGGTGAATACAAGTATACATTGGTAGATAAAGAGAATGTGGATGTGGGTTTTAGTGGAACTTATGATAGTGTCGGGGGGAGAGAGAATTTGCCTATCGAATCGGTCGATAGAAGTATGTGTTTAAATGAAATGTATAGGCATGCTAGGATATTGGAATTGGAGTATGGGAGTGATTGTAGTGGTGATAATGGTGGTAAATGTAATCCTCTTAGTGGGAGTTCTGGGGTTTTGCCGAAGATTATGACAATTCAGGGAATTAGATGTGACCATGAGCGTGGGCGTGAAGCTCGGGTTTTGATTGGGTTTTCAGATTCTGCCGTTGTTAATGTTTATGGACCTTATGGCTCTGAAAGAGTTTTTGATCCTTATACAACACTAATTGGCGAGGGGGTCTGGGATGAGAAGAGGAATAGACTATTTGTGGTTGCATGTCGTGTCTTGAATTTTAATGATTCATCAGCTAATGCTACTGTTGGTGATTGCTCGATTCAATTGACCTTGCGGTTCCCCAGAACCTTGACAATTAGAGATCAGAGTGTTGTAGTGGGGCAAATTTATAGCAACAAAACTGTGAATGACACGAGCTACTTTCCTGGAATTGGGTTTCATGGTTCTGAGTTTCGGACAAGGCGACTTCGAGGTCTGGCTTATGAGTATACTATGCTTGACAAGGTGCATAAATCTTGTGCAGAAAAGAagtccatgaaaggtaaaggaaagaCATACCCACATGGTTATTCATCTGACATGCGGTTTGATATGTTAGTGAGAAATGGAAAAGGACACGTAGCACAGGGCTTTTCAACCCCATTGTTTGTGGGTTATCAGCTGTTTGAGCCATATCCAATGACCAACAACTACAGTGGTCATCTAAATATTAGCTACAAGATGTTGTTCACGGGTATGCTTCCATCAAATGACTCTGGCACAATTTCAGCTGAAGGAACGTACGATGATGAGAATGGGGTTCTATGCATGATAGGTTGTCGGCATTTGATATCACGTATGggaaattcaatgaaaaatgaTTCAACTGACTGTGAGATTCTTGTCAATGTCCAGTTTTCTCCACTGAATGGAAAGGGTCACGGTAACATCAAAGGAACCATTGAAAGCGTAAGGAAAAACTCAGACCCTCTTCACTTTGAGAAGCTTGAGATATCTTCAAACTCGATTTATAGGCACCAAGCTGCGGAATCCATTTGGAGAATGGATATGGAAATAACCATGGTTTTGATTTCTAGTACTCTTGCTTGTATCCTTGTGGGTTTGCAGCTCTATCATGTGAAAAGGCATCCTGATGTGCTAAccttcatttcttttatgatGCTTCTTGTTCTTACTCTGGGTCATATGATACCTCTATTGTTAAATTTCGAAGCCTTGTTTTTGTCAAACCGTAACcaacaaaatgtttttcttgAGAGTGGTGGATGGCTTGAAGTCAATGAAGTAGCAGTAAGGGTGGTAAAGATGGTAGCCTTTCTTTTGATATTCCGGCTTCTCCAACTCACTTGGTCTGCTAGGCCGAGCGATGGAAGCAACAAAAACGTGTGGATTTCTGAGAAAAGAGTTCTTTATTTGTCTTTACCGATGTACATTGTTGGTGGACTCATTGCATGGTATGTGCATCACTGGAAAAACACTTCTAGGAGCCCACACCTGCTACAAGGTCATAAGGTTTACCAACAACATTATCCCTGGACAGATCTTAAATCATATGCTGGTTTGGTTCTGGATGGTTTCTTACTCCCACAGATAATGTTTAACTTATTCTTGAACTCTAGTGAAAAAGCTCTTGCCCCTTCGTTTTATGCTGGGACAACTGTTATTCGTTTGCTGCCTCATGCATATGACCTTTACAGGGCTCACAGTTCCACATGGTACCTTGATTTGTCATACTTGTATGCAAATCACacatatgatttttattctaCTGCATGGGACATCATAATCCCTTTGTGTGGCCTGTTGTTTGCTATCCTCATTTACTTACAGCAGCAATTTGGTGGTCGTTGCTTTCTTCCAAAGAGATTTAGAGGGGGTCCTGCATATGAAAAGGTTCCCATAGTTAGCAACGAGGAACTGCAAGAGATAACAACTCATTGA